AATCAATCCCTGGGCTGACGTGGCCCACGCTTGTGTTCGAGAAGCGCATGACGCTCTGGCTCGGAAAACTCGAAGTGGAAATCCTGCAAGTGGGCCGAGGCCACACGAAAGGAGACACCATCGTGTGGTTGCCGCAAGAGAAAATTTTGTTCTCGGGCGACTTGGTGGAATACAACGCCACACCCTACGCGGGCGATGCTTACCTCACCGATTGGCCCGCCACCCTGGATGCGCTGGCAGCCATGAAGCCCGAGAAACTCGTCCCAGGCCGGGGTGCCACTTTGCAAACGCCCGCCCAAGTCAAAGCGGGGCTCGATGGCACACGCGCCTTCGTTACGGAGATGTTCGAGTCGGTGAAGCGTGGCGCCAAGGCTGGCAAGGATCTGCGCGCGGTGTACCAAGAAACTTACGCAGCCATGAAGCAAAAGTTCGGTCACTGGGTGATCTTCGATCACTGCATGCCGTTCGATGTTTCACGGGCCTATGACGAAGCGACGCAGTATCGCGATCCGCGCATTTGGACCAATGAGCGCGATATCGCTATGTGGAAATCGCTGGAGGCGTGAGGCGTGAGGCGCAAAAAGCAATGCAGCCCACTCCCTCTCCCCGTTTGCGGGGAGAGGGAGTGGGTGAGGGGCAACTCTTGGCGCTCGACCTTTTATCCCTGAATCCTGACCCCAGCTCCTAGCCCCCAGCCCTTAGCCCAAGATGCCGCTCAAACTCGAACCTAACTTCGGGCAGCCCGATGACTTCTACGAGGCGTTGACCGGCTTGC
This sequence is a window from Betaproteobacteria bacterium. Protein-coding genes within it:
- a CDS encoding MBL fold metallo-hydrolase, which encodes MSTEKKFASQADTADKKASFDKLSEHAYAYTAEGDPNTCVVVGDDCVMVIDTQATPVMAQDVIRHIRKVTDKRIKYVVMSHYHAVRVLGASGYNPEHIIASRDTYDLIGERGAQDMQSEIERFPRLFRAVESIPGLTWPTLVFEKRMTLWLGKLEVEILQVGRGHTKGDTIVWLPQEKILFSGDLVEYNATPYAGDAYLTDWPATLDALAAMKPEKLVPGRGATLQTPAQVKAGLDGTRAFVTEMFESVKRGAKAGKDLRAVYQETYAAMKQKFGHWVIFDHCMPFDVSRAYDEATQYRDPRIWTNERDIAMWKSLEA